One genomic window of Corynebacterium pseudotuberculosis includes the following:
- a CDS encoding phosphoenolpyruvate carboxykinase (GTP), producing the protein MSTVSIKGLKGEAPTKNEVLLNWIAENVELFQPEQVVFADGSQEEWDRLTSELVEAGTLIRLNEEKRPNSFLARSNPADVARVESRTFICTSTPEGAGPTNNWADPVEMKAEMTEQYRGAMKGRTMYVVPFCMGPIDDPAPKLGVQLTDSAYVVLSMRVMTRMGAEALAKIGDNGSFVPCLHSVGAPLEPGQEDVPWPCNETKYITQFPETKEIWSFGSGYGGNAILAKKCYALRIASVMAKEEGWMAEHMLILKLTSPEDKVYYIAAAFPSACGKTNLAMLQPTIEGWKAEVVGDDIAWLRFGEDGRLYAINPENGFFGVAPGTNYSSNPNAMKTMEPGNTLFTNVALTDDGDVWWEELENRPEHLIDWKGNDWTPESDQPSSHPNSRYCVPLEQCPVAAPEFNNPEGVPISAILFGGRRPDTVPLVSQAHNWDHATMIGALLSSGQTAAAEGTVGALRHDPMAMLPFIGYNAADYLQHWIDMGKKGGDKMPAVFLVNWFRRGDDGRFLWPGFGDNSRVLKWIVDRIEGRVEAEETIAGYTARVEDLDLTGLDTPIEDVREALSAPAAQWKGDLEDNEQYLEFLGSKGSAVPAEVLEQFEALKQRVAAAE; encoded by the coding sequence ATGTCCACCGTGTCCATTAAGGGCCTTAAGGGTGAAGCCCCTACAAAGAATGAAGTACTGCTGAATTGGATTGCGGAGAATGTAGAGCTTTTCCAGCCGGAGCAAGTCGTCTTTGCAGATGGCTCTCAGGAGGAGTGGGATCGACTTACCTCGGAGCTCGTGGAAGCGGGCACACTTATTCGTCTCAATGAGGAAAAACGCCCAAATAGTTTCCTTGCGCGTTCCAACCCTGCGGATGTCGCACGCGTTGAGTCTCGTACCTTTATCTGTACCTCTACCCCAGAGGGAGCAGGCCCCACCAACAACTGGGCTGATCCGGTAGAGATGAAAGCCGAGATGACGGAACAATACCGTGGTGCCATGAAGGGGCGCACCATGTATGTAGTTCCATTCTGCATGGGACCTATCGACGATCCCGCGCCAAAGCTCGGTGTTCAGCTCACTGACTCCGCCTATGTGGTGCTTTCCATGCGTGTGATGACTCGTATGGGGGCCGAGGCGCTTGCCAAGATCGGCGACAACGGTTCTTTTGTTCCGTGTCTTCACTCCGTGGGCGCGCCATTGGAACCTGGTCAGGAAGATGTTCCGTGGCCGTGCAATGAGACTAAGTACATTACGCAGTTCCCAGAGACCAAGGAGATCTGGTCCTTTGGCTCTGGTTATGGCGGAAATGCCATCCTGGCCAAGAAGTGCTACGCGCTCCGCATTGCTTCTGTTATGGCAAAAGAGGAGGGCTGGATGGCTGAGCACATGCTCATCCTCAAGCTCACCTCTCCAGAAGACAAGGTCTACTACATTGCTGCGGCGTTCCCATCGGCATGCGGCAAGACCAACCTGGCCATGCTGCAGCCGACCATCGAGGGATGGAAGGCCGAGGTGGTTGGTGATGACATCGCATGGCTGCGCTTTGGTGAGGATGGACGCCTGTACGCCATCAACCCCGAGAATGGATTCTTCGGCGTAGCACCAGGAACCAACTACTCCTCTAACCCCAATGCCATGAAGACCATGGAGCCTGGCAACACCCTCTTCACTAACGTTGCGCTTACCGACGATGGCGACGTCTGGTGGGAAGAGCTGGAAAACCGACCTGAGCACCTTATCGATTGGAAGGGCAACGACTGGACCCCGGAGAGCGATCAGCCTTCTAGCCACCCGAACTCCCGCTATTGCGTGCCGCTAGAGCAGTGCCCTGTTGCTGCCCCCGAGTTCAACAATCCAGAAGGCGTTCCTATCTCCGCGATCCTCTTCGGTGGACGCCGACCAGACACAGTGCCGCTGGTTTCTCAGGCTCACAACTGGGATCACGCCACCATGATCGGTGCGCTGCTTTCTTCCGGCCAGACGGCTGCTGCAGAGGGGACAGTGGGCGCTTTGCGACACGACCCCATGGCTATGCTGCCGTTTATCGGGTACAACGCTGCGGATTACCTGCAGCATTGGATCGACATGGGTAAGAAGGGCGGCGACAAGATGCCGGCTGTCTTCCTTGTTAACTGGTTCCGCCGTGGCGACGACGGACGCTTCCTGTGGCCCGGGTTCGGAGACAACAGCCGCGTTCTCAAGTGGATCGTGGACCGCATTGAAGGCCGCGTAGAGGCCGAGGAAACCATCGCGGGTTACACCGCGCGCGTAGAGGACCTTGATCTGACTGGTCTGGACACCCCGATCGAAGACGTTAGAGAAGCCCTCTCTGCCCCTGCTGCTCAATGGAAGGGTGACCTAGAGGATAACGAGCAGTACCTTGAGTTCCTTGGTTCCAAGGGATCGGCAGTACCCGCAGAGGTGCTTGAACAATTTGAGGCCTTGAAGCAGCGCGTGGCTGCTGCAGAGTAA
- a CDS encoding MMPL family transporter, protein MFSRWGDFAYRHRRVVPVAIVVFIVAIYGIFGIRLAERMSQEGWDDPGSSSTQAANIEQEVFGRDNSGDVILLFSSEDGIAKNKNFDEIKRYLGDLKALHPDNIADVTSYFDNRNAQLLSKDGKTAFAAVSLRGDHEQTLKDFRAIKGNLKPQFDGVTIQVAGATAVADALDSGMAGDIKRAEIVALPLVAILLLFVFGSVVAAFMPLIVGILSILGSLGVLSILAGFTQVNVFAQSVVTLLGLGLAIDYGLFMVSRFREEMDQGRDIADAVRITTSTAGKTVVFSAAMVAVALSGLLVFPQAFLKSVAYGAISAVGLAALLSITVLPSIFAMLGTKIDKWTLRRTNRSARTLAGTWWYKLPAWAMKRSKTVVISIVVLLIALTVPLAGITFGGINETYLPPNSDVRKAQSTFDKEFPAFRTEPIKLVVSNATNDQLIKVYQQANTITGLTDRFKPSTATKDGTTVLSAGIADRKDNESVVKQLRAIEVPEGVNVHIGGTPAMEVESIEALFDKLPWMAIYIVLATFILMSLVFGSMILPAKAIIMTILGMGATLGILTSMFVDGVGSGLFNFSAGPLMSPVLVLIMAIVYGLSTDYEVFLVSRMVEARDNGESTDEAIKYGTAHTGGIITAAALIMIVVCGAFGFSEIVMMKYIAFGMVVALLFDATIIRMLLVPAVMHLLREDNWWAPRWVKRASEAMGHNAAPEPLPVVSVPVESVDKPMRHAEPAQPRVPVSAYMDDTSTMVPVKERPSPVRTAAPPRPAAPRPTPPRPEPPRPAAPRAAAPHPEMPTFNPNRTWGSTSATSRDMGSTDTVEGQGSYASKRKLHHSRRETLVSDTTVVDPRTAGRSGRIASEDNDLVPFSELVKRLREEH, encoded by the coding sequence ATGTTCTCACGCTGGGGAGACTTCGCTTACCGCCACCGCCGCGTGGTGCCCGTGGCAATCGTCGTGTTTATCGTGGCGATTTATGGCATCTTTGGCATCCGCCTTGCCGAGCGCATGAGCCAAGAGGGCTGGGACGATCCCGGCTCCTCCTCGACTCAGGCTGCCAACATTGAGCAAGAAGTCTTTGGCCGCGATAACTCCGGCGATGTTATTCTCCTCTTCTCTTCTGAAGACGGAATAGCAAAAAACAAGAACTTCGATGAGATCAAACGCTATCTAGGCGACCTCAAGGCTTTACACCCCGACAACATCGCAGACGTCACCTCTTACTTTGATAACCGCAACGCCCAGTTGCTGTCCAAGGACGGGAAAACGGCCTTTGCAGCGGTCTCCCTCAGGGGCGACCATGAGCAAACGTTGAAAGACTTCCGAGCGATCAAGGGGAACCTAAAGCCGCAATTTGATGGGGTGACCATACAAGTCGCTGGAGCAACCGCGGTCGCCGACGCCCTCGACTCCGGCATGGCGGGCGATATTAAACGTGCGGAAATCGTAGCCCTTCCGCTCGTGGCAATTTTGCTGCTGTTTGTTTTCGGCTCGGTGGTAGCCGCCTTTATGCCGCTTATCGTGGGCATCCTTTCTATCTTGGGTTCTCTCGGCGTGCTATCCATCCTCGCCGGATTCACGCAAGTAAATGTATTCGCACAGTCCGTGGTCACGCTGCTCGGCTTGGGCCTAGCCATCGACTACGGCCTCTTCATGGTCTCCCGCTTCCGTGAGGAAATGGATCAGGGGCGGGATATTGCTGATGCGGTGCGCATCACCACCTCCACGGCCGGAAAGACCGTGGTCTTTTCTGCCGCTATGGTGGCCGTGGCCCTTTCTGGCCTTCTGGTGTTCCCCCAGGCCTTCCTCAAATCGGTAGCCTACGGCGCCATCAGTGCCGTCGGCCTCGCAGCTTTGTTGTCCATCACGGTGTTGCCTTCCATCTTTGCAATGCTAGGAACAAAGATCGACAAGTGGACACTGCGACGAACCAATCGCAGCGCTCGTACGCTCGCCGGTACCTGGTGGTACAAGCTCCCCGCATGGGCAATGAAGCGCTCCAAGACTGTCGTTATATCCATCGTCGTTCTCTTGATCGCGCTAACGGTGCCACTAGCGGGAATCACGTTCGGCGGGATCAACGAGACATACTTGCCGCCTAACAGTGATGTCCGTAAAGCACAGTCCACCTTTGACAAGGAATTCCCGGCATTCCGCACAGAGCCGATCAAGCTGGTGGTCTCCAACGCCACCAACGATCAACTGATCAAGGTGTATCAGCAGGCGAACACGATCACCGGCCTCACAGATAGGTTCAAGCCGTCGACTGCAACAAAGGATGGCACCACCGTTCTCTCTGCGGGTATCGCTGATCGTAAAGACAATGAGTCCGTGGTAAAGCAGCTCCGCGCAATCGAGGTTCCCGAGGGCGTCAACGTACACATTGGCGGCACCCCTGCAATGGAAGTCGAGTCCATCGAGGCGCTCTTTGACAAGCTGCCATGGATGGCTATCTACATCGTGCTGGCCACGTTCATCCTGATGTCGCTAGTCTTCGGCTCAATGATCCTGCCAGCCAAAGCCATCATCATGACCATCCTTGGAATGGGTGCCACTCTGGGCATTCTCACCTCGATGTTCGTTGATGGCGTCGGCTCCGGTCTCTTTAACTTCTCCGCCGGCCCATTGATGAGCCCCGTCTTGGTCCTCATCATGGCGATTGTCTATGGCCTGTCCACTGACTATGAAGTATTCCTTGTTTCCCGCATGGTGGAGGCACGCGACAACGGCGAATCCACCGATGAGGCCATCAAGTACGGCACTGCCCATACCGGCGGCATCATTACGGCTGCCGCGCTGATCATGATCGTGGTCTGTGGCGCCTTTGGCTTCTCAGAGATTGTGATGATGAAGTACATCGCGTTTGGCATGGTCGTGGCATTGCTTTTCGACGCCACCATCATCCGCATGCTTCTCGTCCCAGCAGTCATGCATCTACTGCGCGAAGATAACTGGTGGGCTCCCCGCTGGGTCAAGCGAGCCTCCGAAGCCATGGGGCACAACGCTGCGCCTGAACCGCTGCCTGTTGTTTCTGTGCCCGTGGAGAGCGTCGATAAGCCCATGAGGCATGCGGAACCCGCACAACCTCGCGTGCCAGTATCCGCTTATATGGACGATACAAGCACCATGGTCCCGGTGAAAGAACGTCCTTCCCCAGTGCGCACCGCAGCTCCTCCGCGCCCAGCGGCTCCACGTCCCACGCCTCCGCGTCCGGAGCCTCCGCGCCCGGCGGCTCCGCGCGCAGCAGCTCCCCACCCGGAGATGCCCACTTTTAACCCCAACCGCACATGGGGCAGCACATCTGCCACATCGCGCGATATGGGAAGCACCGATACAGTGGAGGGGCAAGGCTCGTATGCCTCAAAGCGCAAGCTACACCATTCGCGACGCGAGACCCTCGTCTCCGACACAACAGTGGTGGACCCCCGGACCGCAGGCCGATCCGGACGCATTGCCTCCGAGGACAACGATCTCGTCCCCTTCTCTGAGCTGGTGAAGCGTCTGCGTGAAGAACATTAG
- a CDS encoding NYN domain-containing protein, which yields MNSFDIPLHIPVAPDNELLLVWDAPNLDMGLGAILGGRPNAAHRPRFDAVGKWLLAKAGELSHTTGIKIEAEATVFANITPGGADNVRPWVEALRNIGFAVFAKPKLSEETDVDPDMLAHIRLRHQAGKLKGLVVASADGQNFKDTLDELAAEGVAVTVLGFHEHASWAVADEALTFVDLEEVPGVFRDPLPRVSLDKLPDEGAWLQPFRPLTALLSNR from the coding sequence ATGAATTCCTTTGATATCCCCCTCCACATCCCGGTGGCCCCTGATAACGAGCTCCTCTTGGTATGGGATGCCCCCAACCTAGATATGGGCCTCGGCGCCATCCTAGGCGGGCGACCTAACGCAGCTCACCGCCCGCGTTTCGACGCCGTAGGTAAATGGCTGCTAGCCAAAGCAGGCGAACTCAGCCATACCACTGGCATCAAGATCGAGGCCGAGGCCACGGTCTTTGCCAACATCACTCCCGGTGGGGCGGATAACGTTCGCCCTTGGGTAGAGGCATTGCGCAACATCGGATTCGCGGTGTTTGCCAAGCCCAAGCTCTCCGAGGAAACCGATGTGGACCCGGATATGCTCGCCCATATTCGTTTACGCCATCAGGCCGGCAAGCTCAAAGGCTTAGTGGTAGCCAGCGCAGACGGCCAGAATTTCAAAGACACCCTGGACGAGTTAGCCGCCGAGGGTGTAGCCGTCACCGTCCTTGGATTCCACGAACACGCATCTTGGGCAGTAGCCGACGAGGCATTGACGTTCGTAGACTTAGAGGAAGTGCCCGGAGTATTCCGCGACCCGCTACCTCGCGTCAGCCTGGACAAGCTTCCCGACGAAGGCGCATGGCTACAGCCATTCCGTCCACTTACTGCCTTATTGTCTAATCGCTAG
- the trmB gene encoding tRNA (guanosine(46)-N7)-methyltransferase TrmB, with amino-acid sequence MSNSDNSQNSLGELPAGRPPQTDFNSQFNNNLDYPRLGSVSFRRGTLTDNQESMWEEYWPQLGTVLYDERINVEEWFGRDDARTIVEIGSGTGTSTAAMAPLETDTNIIAVELYKPGLAKLLGAIVRNEISNIRMVRGDGVEVLTRMFGESSLDGVRIYFPDPWPKARHHKRRIIQSGVLNLIATRLKPGGVLHVATDHADYAEWITELVDVEPMLEYMGWPWPDCPQLTDRQVITKFEGKGLDKDHTITEFLWRKK; translated from the coding sequence ATGTCTAATTCTGATAATTCTCAAAATTCACTCGGAGAACTCCCCGCAGGGCGTCCTCCGCAAACCGATTTCAATAGCCAGTTCAACAACAACCTTGATTATCCCCGTCTAGGATCCGTCAGCTTCCGCCGCGGAACGCTTACTGATAATCAAGAAAGCATGTGGGAGGAATACTGGCCCCAGCTGGGCACGGTCCTCTATGATGAGCGGATAAACGTTGAGGAATGGTTTGGGCGTGATGATGCCCGAACCATCGTAGAAATTGGATCCGGGACCGGAACCTCTACCGCCGCAATGGCCCCACTCGAAACCGACACAAATATTATTGCCGTCGAGTTGTATAAGCCCGGCCTTGCCAAACTTCTCGGAGCTATCGTTCGCAATGAGATCAGCAACATCCGCATGGTTCGAGGCGATGGGGTGGAAGTTCTCACCCGCATGTTCGGAGAATCCTCCCTCGATGGGGTTCGTATCTATTTCCCCGATCCCTGGCCCAAAGCACGCCACCATAAACGGCGCATCATCCAGTCGGGGGTGCTTAACCTGATTGCCACCCGGCTTAAGCCCGGTGGAGTGCTCCATGTAGCCACCGATCACGCCGACTACGCCGAGTGGATTACCGAGCTCGTGGATGTAGAACCCATGCTGGAGTACATGGGCTGGCCCTGGCCAGACTGTCCACAGCTCACCGACCGCCAGGTGATCACCAAATTTGAGGGTAAAGGGCTGGACAAGGACCACACCATTACGGAATTCCTGTGGAGGAAGAAATGA